One window of Lagenorhynchus albirostris chromosome 16, mLagAlb1.1, whole genome shotgun sequence genomic DNA carries:
- the DDIT4 gene encoding DNA damage-inducible transcript 4 protein — MPSLWDRFSSSSSSSSLSRTPTPDQPPRSAWGSAAREEALGRCASLESSDCESLDSSNSGFGPEEDSSYLDGVSLPDFELLSDPEDEHLCANLMQLLQESLAQARLGSRRPARLLMPSQLVSQVGKELLRLAYSEPCGLRGALLDVCVEQGKSCHSVGQLALDPSLVPTFQLTLVLRLDSRLWPKIQGLFSSANSPFVPGFSQSLTLSTGFRVIKKKLYSSEQLLIEEC; from the exons ATGCCTAGCCTTTGGGATCGCTTCTCGTCGTCCTCTTCGTCCTCGTCCTTGTCCCGAACTCCCACCCCAGATCAGCCGCCACGCTCAGCCTGGGGGTCGGCGGCCCGAGAAGAGGCACTCGGCCGCTGCGCGAGCCTGGAGAGCTCGGACTGCGAGTCCCTGGACAGCAGCAACAGTGGCTTTGGGCCGGAGGAAG ACTCTTCTTACCTGGATGGGGTGTCCCTGCCCGACTTCGAGCTGCTCAGCGATCCCGAGGATGAGCACCTGTGTGCCAACCTGATGCAGCTGCTGCAGGAGAGCCTGGCCCAGGCACGGCTGGGCTCGCGGCGCCCTGCACGCCTGCTGATGCCCAGCCAGCTGGTGAGCCAGGTGGGCAAAGAACTACTGCGCCTGGCCTACAGCGAGCCGTGCGGGCTGCGGGGGGCGCTGCTAGACGTCTGCGTAGAGCAGGGCAAGAGCTGCCACAGCGTGGGTCAACTGGCTCTCGACCCCAGCCTTGTGCCCACCTTCCAGCTGACCCTCGTGCTGCGCCTGGACTCACGCCTCTGGCCCAAGATCCAGGGGTTGTTTAGCTCCGCCAACTCTCCCTTCGTCCCCGGCTTCAGCCAGTCCCTGACGCTGAGCACAGGCTTCCGAGTAATCAAAAAGAAGCTGTACAGCTCAGAGCAGCTGCTCATTGAGGAGTGTTGA